In Caldicellulosiruptor obsidiansis OB47, a single window of DNA contains:
- a CDS encoding TspO/MBR family protein codes for MERKRKAIISGVLLVITLIVNALGSMGIINGNSQKAVSDKYQTLITPSPSTFGIWGLIYLLLIISVVLMIFKHNDDYFAKVIDSITYLFWLSCVLNIIWIVFFSYEMLGLATIVILGMLITLTLIVKNISKMQTQRRRLLPLTFGLYSGWLLIATVVNISAWLVKLKWNAWGISPEIWAIVVLIISIALSTIIARNIKNAAFILPVAWAYFGIYNNLISASGFNNKFIVLPKIAIIGSAVLIAIFAIEFYKNKYCITPIVESEKKVK; via the coding sequence ATGGAAAGGAAAAGAAAAGCTATCATAAGCGGTGTTCTTTTGGTAATTACTTTAATTGTAAACGCACTGGGATCAATGGGAATTATAAACGGAAATTCACAAAAGGCTGTGTCTGACAAGTATCAAACTTTGATAACTCCATCTCCGTCAACATTTGGTATATGGGGTTTGATTTATTTGCTTCTTATAATTTCTGTTGTGCTTATGATTTTCAAACACAATGACGATTATTTTGCAAAGGTAATTGACAGCATAACATATCTTTTCTGGCTTTCGTGTGTACTGAATATTATCTGGATTGTATTTTTCTCTTATGAGATGCTTGGGCTTGCAACAATTGTAATTCTGGGGATGTTAATAACACTGACACTTATTGTGAAAAACATTAGCAAAATGCAGACGCAAAGAAGACGTCTTCTACCCTTAACATTTGGACTTTATTCAGGATGGCTTTTGATTGCAACTGTGGTTAATATTTCAGCATGGCTTGTAAAACTTAAGTGGAACGCCTGGGGAATTTCACCTGAAATCTGGGCAATTGTTGTTCTTATTATATCCATAGCTTTATCCACGATTATAGCTCGAAATATAAAAAATGCGGCATTTATTCTTCCGGTTGCATGGGCATATTTTGGAATTTACAACAACCTCATCTCTGCTTCTGGATTCAACAACAAATTTATTGTTTTGCCAAAGATAGCTATAATAGGTTCTGCAGTTTTGATTGCTATATTTGCAATAGAGTTTTATAAAAACAAATATTGTATAACACCAATAGTTGAATCTGAAAAGAAGGTAAAATAA
- the csx1 gene encoding CRISPR-associated CARF protein Csx1, giving the protein MKALIYQVGRFDNPKDSVKNFFIKDFHGEKVDYSNWAELSSLFLKDFLLQKGFEAKTVLVYPVSIVFNNKFVNYITPDSMKSELLSIFETPSMYLKNPDDFISKINLENKRDDKLIVHSLGEYMGISLDASYDDIVLEVLFDITKRYLEEPFKRLYIDISSGHNIYISAMLEASRHFAVFSYLMHWVDEKNVPEIYISFSDPILGSSASSYEIHIQKQNFTAFFASLINRKEASEHNFSFLRNIYSEPKDVPKGAEGTKIKQQIREKRKKLREKVEMFCYLFSAIKNNVPLYLYYQHYHSEGEVIEEILKLIENAKEKLLKDFKSSAYLDKGAYLKALLSLGFYLGIIRVLEMFNITMFCQDRGIELDTIKKNFIGIYDIFKIPTNYVMLGNEISNTEKFLNELDDIKNWTGLYKLISPSSSQTDPDERNYFAHSGFERNVTEVRMNEGKIFVRYAHNTNMNIINCWLKSRIE; this is encoded by the coding sequence TTGAAAGCATTGATATATCAAGTTGGCAGGTTTGACAATCCGAAAGATTCAGTCAAAAATTTTTTTATAAAAGATTTTCACGGCGAAAAAGTGGATTATAGCAATTGGGCAGAACTTTCTTCATTATTTTTGAAAGACTTTCTTTTGCAAAAAGGCTTTGAAGCAAAGACAGTTCTTGTTTATCCTGTGAGCATTGTCTTTAACAATAAGTTTGTTAATTATATTACACCGGATAGTATGAAATCTGAGCTTTTATCAATTTTTGAAACTCCTTCAATGTATTTGAAAAATCCAGATGATTTTATCAGCAAAATAAATCTTGAGAATAAAAGAGATGATAAGCTTATTGTTCATTCACTTGGTGAATATATGGGAATATCTCTTGATGCAAGCTATGACGATATTGTTCTTGAGGTTCTTTTTGACATTACCAAAAGGTATTTAGAAGAACCATTTAAAAGACTTTACATTGATATATCAAGCGGGCATAACATATACATATCAGCTATGCTTGAAGCATCAAGACATTTTGCAGTTTTTTCGTATCTTATGCACTGGGTTGACGAAAAAAATGTGCCTGAGATATATATAAGCTTTTCAGATCCTATCCTGGGAAGTTCAGCTTCCAGCTACGAGATACATATCCAAAAACAGAATTTTACAGCTTTTTTTGCTTCACTTATAAATAGGAAAGAAGCTTCAGAGCACAATTTTTCGTTTTTGAGAAATATATATTCTGAACCTAAAGATGTTCCAAAAGGAGCAGAAGGTACTAAAATAAAACAACAAATAAGAGAAAAGAGGAAAAAACTCAGAGAAAAGGTAGAGATGTTTTGTTATTTATTTTCTGCAATCAAAAACAATGTTCCGCTGTATCTTTACTATCAGCACTATCACAGTGAAGGAGAGGTTATTGAAGAGATTTTAAAGCTCATAGAAAATGCTAAAGAAAAGCTTTTGAAAGATTTTAAAAGTTCAGCTTACCTTGACAAAGGTGCTTACCTTAAAGCACTTCTAAGCCTTGGATTTTATTTGGGTATTATAAGGGTGCTTGAAATGTTCAACATAACAATGTTTTGCCAAGATAGAGGAATTGAACTTGATACTATCAAAAAGAATTTTATTGGTATTTACGATATATTCAAAATTCCTACAAACTATGTCATGCTTGGCAATGAAATTTCCAATACAGAAAAGTTTTTAAATGAATTAGATGATATCAAAAATTGGACAGGACTTTATAAATTAATCAGTCCTTCATCTTCTCAAACTGACCCTGATGAGCGAAATTATTTTGCACACAGTGGATTTGAAAGGAATGTAACAGAAGTGAGAATGAATGAAGGAAAAATATTTGTAAGGTACGCACATAACACTAACATGAACATTATAAACTGCTGGCTAAAGTCAAGGATAGAATAA
- a CDS encoding DUF1848 domain-containing protein — protein MIKNSKKIATRKKECGCVQSVDIWIFNAYKHFCTYYYANFSKVSIMNKVQKYLKR, from the coding sequence ATGATAAAGAATTCAAAAAAGATAGCAACCAGAAAAAAAGAATGTGGCTGTGTTCAGAGTGTAGATATATGGATTTTTAATGCGTATAAACATTTTTGCACATACTACTATGCAAACTTTAGCAAAGTCTCTATAATGAACAAGGTACAGAAGTATTTGAAAAGGTAA
- a CDS encoding DUF1848 family protein, which produces MENTKTKTVQNFNCAICIKAENASKSNGVLVLPKEKIFNISKQIGDIGKKYNFKIETCAEEVPVEEIGLGKARCVDGELIKKFEKRKMVC; this is translated from the coding sequence ATGGAGAATACTAAAACTAAAACAGTACAGAATTTTAATTGCGCAATTTGCATAAAGGCAGAGAATGCTTCAAAAAGCAATGGTGTCCTTGTTCTGCCAAAAGAAAAAATATTTAATATTTCAAAGCAAATTGGGGATATTGGCAAAAAATATAATTTCAAAATAGAGACTTGCGCAGAGGAGGTTCCGGTTGAAGAGATAGGCCTTGGCAAAGCTCGCTGTGTGGATGGGGAGCTTATAAAAAAATTTGAGAAAAGAAAAATGGTTTGTTGA